Part of the Carcharodon carcharias isolate sCarCar2 chromosome 11, sCarCar2.pri, whole genome shotgun sequence genome, ctttctctctccctcgcgctctttctttctctctccctcgcgctctttctttctcgctctctcttttagctctctcgctctctctctcgctctctctctcgctctctctctcgctctctctctcgctctctctctcgctctctctctcgctctctctctcgctctctctctcgctctctctctcgttctctctctcgctctctctctcgttctctctctcgttctctctctcgttctctctctcgctctctcgttctctctctcgctctctcgttctctctcttgctctctcgttctctctctcgctctctcgttctctctctcgctctctcgttctctctctcgctctctcgttctctctctcgctctctcgttctctcgttctctctctcgctctctcgttctctctctcgctctctctttgtctttctcgctctctttcttttagctctctcgctctctctctctcgctctctctctcgctctctctctcgttctctctctcgttctctctctcgttctctctctcgttctctctcgctctctcgttctctctctcgctctctttctctctcttgctctctctctcgctctctctttctttctcgctctctttcttttagctctctcgctctctctctcgtgctctctctctcgtgctctctctctcgtgctctctctctcgttctctctctcgctctcgttctctctctcgctctctttctctctctcgctctctttctctctctcgctctctttccctcgctctctttccctcgctctctttccctcgctctctttccctcgctctctttccctcgctctctttccctcgctctctttccctcgctctctttccctcgctctctttccctcgctctctttccctcgctctctttccctcgctctctttccctcgctctctttccctcgctctctttccctcgctctctttccctcgctctctttccctcgctctctttccctcgctctctttccctcgctctctttccctcgctctctttccctcgctctctttccctcgctctctttccctcgctctctttccctcgctctctttccctcgctctctttccctcgctctctttccctcgctctctttccctcgctctctttccctcgctctctttccctcgctctctttccctcgctctctttccctcgctctctttccctttgtctctcttgctctctctttgtctctcttgctctctctttgtctctcttgctctctctttgtctctcttgctctctctttctttctctctcgctctttctctctctctcgctctctttctctctctttctctctcgctctctctctcgctctctctctcgctctctctctcgctctctctctcgctctctctctcgctctcgctctcgctctcgctctcgctctcgctctcgctctcgctctcgctctcgctctcgctctcgctctcttgctctctctctctcgcttgctctctcgttctctctttctatcttgctctctttctctctctcgctctttctctctcgctctttctctctcgctctttctcgctctttctctctcgctctcttgctctcgctctcttgctctcgctctcttgctctcgctctcttgctctcgctctcttgctctcgctctcttgctctcgctctcttgctctcgctctcttgctctcgctctcttgctctcgctctcttgctctcgctctcttgctctcgctctctcgctctcgctctctcgctctcgctctctcgctctcgctctctcgctctcgctctctcgctctctttctctctctttctctctcgctctctctctcgctctctctctcgctctctctctcgctctctctctcgctctctctctcgctctctctctcgctctctctctcgctctctctctcgctctctctctcgctctctctctcgctctctctctcgctctcgctctcgctctcgctctcgctctcgctctcttgctctctctctctcgcttgctctctcgttctctctttctatcttgctctctttctctctctcgctctttctctctcgctctttctctctcgctctttctcgctctttctctctcgctctcttgctctcgctctcttgctctcgctctcttgctctcgctctcttgctctcgctctcttgctctcgctctcttgctctcgctctcttgctctcgctctcttgctctcgctctctcgctctcttgctctcgctctctttctctctctttctctctctttctctctctttctctctcgctctctctctcgctctctctctcgctctcgctctcgctctcgctctcgctctcgctctcgctctcgctctctcgcttgctctctctctctcgcttgctctctcgttctctctttctatcttgctctctttctctctctcgctctttctctctcgctctttctcgctctttctcgctctttctcgctctttctctctcgctctcttgctctcgctctcttgctctcgctctcttgctctcgctctcttgctctcgctctcttgctctcgctctcttgctctcgctctcttgctctcgctctcttgctctcgctctcttgctctcgctctcttgctctcgctctcttgctctcgctctcttgctctcgctctcttgctctcgctctcttgctctcgctctcttgctctcgctctcttgctctcgctctcttgctctcgctctcttgctctcgctctcttgctctcgcttgctctctttctctctctctcgctctctctttctctctctctcgctctctttctctctcgctctctctttctctctcgctctctctttctctctctctctctctcgctctctctctctctctcgctctctctttctctcgctctctctttctctctctctttctctctctcgctctctctctcgttctctctctcgctctctttctctcgctctctttctctcgctctctttctctcgctctctttctctcgctctctttctctcgctctctttctctcgctctctttctctcgctctctttttctctctctcgctctctttttctctctctcgctctctttttctctctctcgctctctctctctctctcgctctctctctctctctcgctctctctttgtctctctcgctctctctttctctctctcgctctctctttctctctctcgctctctctttctctctctcgctctctctttctctctctcgctctctctttctctctctcgctctctctttctctctctcgctctctctttctctctctcgctctctctttctctctctcgctctctctttctctctctcgctctctctttctctctctcgctctctctttctctctctcgctctctctttctctctctcgctctctttctctctctcgctctcgctctctctttctctctctcgctctctttctctctcgctctctctttctctctcgctctctctttctctctcgctctctctttctctctcgctctctctttctctctctcgttctctctttctctctctcgttctctctttctctctctcgttctctctctctcgttctctctctctcgctctctttctctctcgctctctttctctctcgctctctttctctcgctctctttctctctcgctctctttctctcgctctctttctctcgctctctttctctcgctccctttctctcgctccctttctctcgctccctttctctcgctccctttctctcgctccctttctctcgctccctttctctcgctccctttctctcgctccctttctctcgctccctttctctcgctccctttctctcgctccctttctctcgctccctttctctcgctccctttctctcgctctctttctctcgctctctttctctcgctctctttctctcgctctctttctctcgctctctttctcgctctctttctctcgctctctttctctttctctctttccctcgctctctttccctcgctctctttccctcgctccctttctctcgctccctttctctcgctccctttctctcgctccctttctctcgctcactttctctcgctccctttctctcgctctctttctctcgctctctttccctcgctctctttccctcgctctctttccctcgctctctttccctcgctctctttccctcgctctctttccctcgctctctttccctcgctctctttccctcgctctctttccctcgctctctttccctcgctctctttccctcgctctctttccctcgctctctttccctcgctctctttccctcgctctctttccctcgctctctttccctcgctctctttccctcgctctctttccctcgctctctttccctcgctctctttccctcgctctctttccctcgctctctttccctcgctctctttccctcgctctctttccctcgctctctttccctcgctctctttccctcgctctctttccctcgctctctttccctcgctctctttccctcgctctctttccctcgctctctttccctcgctctctttccctcgctctctttccctcgctctctttccctcgctctctttccctttgtctctcttgctctctctttctttctctctcgctctctctttctttctctctcgctctttctctctctctcgctctttctctctctcgctctctttctctctctttctctctcgctctctctctcgctctctctctcgctctctctctctctctcgctctctctctcgctctcgctctcgctctcgctctcgctctcgctctcgctctcgctctcgctctcgctctcttgctctctctctctcgcttgctctctcgttctctctttctatcttgctctctttctctctctcgctctttctctctcgctctttctcgctctttctctctcgctctcttgctctcgctctcttgctctcgctctcttgctctcgctctcttgctctcgctctcttgctctcgctctcttgctctcgctctcttgctctcgctctcttgctctcgcttgctctcttgctctcgcttgctctcttgctctcgcttgctctcttgctctctctctctcgctctctctttctctctctctcgctctctctttctctctctctcgctctctctttctctctctctcgctctctctttctctctctcgctctctctttctctctcgctctctctttctctctctctctctctcgctctctctctctctcgctctctctttctctcgctctctctttctctcgctctctctttctctctctctttctctctctcgctctctctctcgttctctctttctctcgctctctttctctcgctctctttctctcgctctctttctctcgctctctttctctcgctctctttttctctcgctctctttttctctctctcgctctctttttctctctctcgctctctctctctctctcgctctctctctctctctcgctctctctttctctctctcgctctctctttctctctctcgctctctctttctctctctcgctctctctttctctctctcgctctctctttctctctctcgctctctctctcgctctctctttctctctctcgctctctctttctctctctcgctctctctttctctctctcgctctcgctctctcgctctctctctcgctctctttctctctcgctctctttctctctcgctctctttctctctcgctccctttctctcgctccctttctctcgctccctttctctcgctccctttctctcgctccctttctctcgctccctttctctcgctctctttctctcgctctctttctctcgctctctttctctcgctctctttctctcgctctctttctctcgctctttctctctcgctctctttctctctcgctctctctctctctcgctctctctgtctctctctcgctctctctgtctctctcgctctctctttctctctcgctctctctttctctctcgctctctctttctctctcgctctctctttctctctctcgttctctctttctctctctcgttctctctttctctctctcgttctctctctctcgctctctttctctctcgctctctttctctctcgctctctttctctctcgctctctttctctctcgctctctttctctcgctctctttctctcgctctctttctctcgctctctttctctcgctccctttctctcgctccctttctctcgctccctttctctcgctccctttctctcgctccctttctctcgctccctttctctcgctccctttctctcgctccctttctctcgctccctttctctcgctccctttctctcgctccctttctctcgctctctttccctcgctctctttccctcgctctctttccctcgctctctttccctcgctctctttccctcgctctctttccctcgctctctttccctcgctctctttccctcgctctctttccctcgcactCTTTCCCTCGcactctttccctcgctctctttccctcgctctctttccctcgctctctttccctcgctctctttccctcgctctctttccctcgctctctttccctcgctctctttccctcgctctctttccctcgctctctttccctcgctctctttccctcgctctctttccctcgctctctttccctcgctctctttccctcgctctctttccctcgctctctttccctcgctctctttccctcgctctctttccctcgctctctttccctcgctctctctctctcgctctctctctctcgctctctttccctcgctctctttccctcgctctctttccctcgctctctttccctcgctctctttccctcgctctctttccctcgctctctttccctcgctctctttccctcgctctctttccctcgctctttccctcgctctttttccctcgctctctttccctcgctctctctctctcgctctctctctctcgctctctctctctctctctctttctctctctctctctttctctctctctctttctctctctctctttctctctctctctttctctctctctctttctctctctctctttctctctctctctttctctctctctctttctctctctctctttctctctctctctttctctctcgctctctctcgctctctctcgctctctctcgctctctctcgctctctctcgctctctctcgctctctctctctctcgctctcgctctctctcgctctctctcgctctctctcgctctcgctctcgctctctctcgctctctcgctctcgctctctctcgctctctcgctctctcgctctctcgctctctctcgctctctcgctctctcgctctcgctctcgctctctctctcgctctcgctctctcgctctcgctctcgctctcgct contains:
- the LOC121284402 gene encoding RNA-binding protein 25-like; the protein is REREREREREREREREREREREREREREHEREKREREQERERERERERESERERERERERERERERERERERERERESERAKRKRARKTKRERERERESERENERTRERERERESERENERARERTRERERERESKRENERARERTREREREREREREREREREREREREREREREREREREREREREREREREREREREREREREKREGERKKEREGERKKEREGERKKEREGERKKEREGERKKEREGERKKEREGERKKEREGERKKEREGERKKEREGERKKEREGERKKEREGERKKEREGERKKEREGERKKEREGERKKEREGERKKEREGERKKEREGERKKEREGERKKEREGERKKEREGERKKEREGERKKEREGERKKEREGERKE
- the LOC121284407 gene encoding RNA-binding protein 25-like, translated to ERESERERESERERESERERERERERESESEREKESEREKERARERKRERERERESEREKERARERKRERERERESEREKERARERKRERERERESEREKERARERKRERERERESERDKERARERERARERERARERKREREREKESEREKKRAREREREKESERKRAREREREKESERKRARERERERERERERERERERERESERKREREREREREREREKERAREKERARE
- the LOC121284409 gene encoding octapeptide-repeat protein T2-like, which gives rise to RERERESERERARERERGKESEGKRARERERGKESEGKRARERERGKESEGKRARERERGKESEGKRARERERGKESEGKRAREREKGAREREREKESERKRAREREREKESERERERERKRAREKESERERERERENEREKERTRERKRERERERESERERESERERESERERESERDRESERETERARERESERERERERKSERKRAREREREKESERKRARERE